CGTCCACATCGGACCGTTCCTCGAGCAGCGCCTCGGCGAGCTCGAGCTGGACCCCCAGCGCGCCCAGGGAATGCGCCAGGACGTCGTGGATCTCGCGGGCGATGCGCGTGCGTTCGTCGAGCGCGGCGGCGCGCGCGTGTTCGGCCTGCGCGAGCCGGGTCTGCTCGAGCAGCGCCCCGGCCTGGATGGCCTGGACCTCGTACTGACGGCGGTTGAGCCCGACCAGCACGAGCATCAGCATCACGGCGGCGTCGCCGAGGGCCGCGCCGGCGGAGTGCCCGGCGACCGTGTGCGCGGTCACCGCGAGCGCGACGTCGAGCAGGCCGGTCCCGAGGATCACGCCGACACTCAGCGTGGTGAGCGCCGCCAGCCGGCCGAGCGGGATGACGGACAGGAGGAGCGCCGACGAGTCCCCGGCCTGGCCGACCAGGGCCGCCGGCAGCACGCTCGCCACGGCGAGCAGCGTCGCCGCCGTCCTCGGCCGCCGCGACGCGAGCAGGACGAAGCCGAGCCAGCAGGCGCTCGAGACGCCGTAGGCGGCCCAGATCCGCGGGTCCGGTTCGCGCGCGGTCACCAGCGTTCCGGCGACGAACAAGGTGCCGAGCACCTGCACCACGAGCCAGCTCGGCGCGATGGTGTCGGGCAGCAGGGGACGTTTCGGCACGTCGCCATCTTCCCCGGTTCGATCAGCCGCGGATGGCGGGGGCGAGCGAGTGCGGCAGCACCGCTTCGGGGCTCGGCGGGCGCCGGACCAGCACTTCGACGTCGTCGGCGAAGCGGTACGGCTTCGCGCCGAGGATGCCGCCGAAGTGGCGGCGCAGCCGGGACATCTCCGCCCGGACGGTGACCGTCCGGCCCGCGTCGCCGAACAGGTCCGACGACAGCTCGGACGCCGAGCGGCCGGCGCGGTGGCTGGCCAGCACGTAGAGCATTTCGGCGTGGCGCGGGCTGAGCCGGTGCGTCCAGGTCCCGGCCGCGCCGGCCACGGTCAGCTCGGGTTCGCGCGGCGACCGGACGTCGAGGACGACGCGGGTCGGCGCGGCGGCGTCGTTCTCGGTGGGGCGGATCAGCCAGCCGCCGGGTACGGGCTCGACCGCGCAGTGGCCGTACGCCGGCAGCCAGACCCCGCCCGGCGCGAGGTTCGCGGGCAGCGCGATCCGGTCGACCGGCGCGAGCCCGGCGGCCGCGGCGACCCAGCCGTGCTCGTCGGCGACGACGGCCTGCCCGCCGACCTTCGCGAGCACCGGGACGGCGAAGCCGCGAAGGCGTTCCAGCTCGGTGAGGTGGGTGGTGCGCAGCTGGGACTCCGCGAGCCGCGTCACGGCGTCGACCAGCGCCAACGTCGTCGCGTGGACGGTCGAAGCCGGGCCGGAGAGGTCGACGACCCCGAGCAGCCTGCCGTCGCGTGGGTCGTGCAGCGGCGCGGCGGCGCACGTCCAGGAGTGGTGTGCGCGGACGTAGTGCTCGGCGGCGTACATCTGGACCGGGCGGCGGGTGACCAGCGCGGTGCCGATCGCGTTGGTGCCGACGGCTTCCTCCTGCCAGCCGACGCCTTCGACGAAACCGAGCCCGTCGGCGCGGCGGCGGACCGAGGCACTGCCGTCGCGCCAGAGCACGGTGCCGCCCGCGTCGACGATCACCATGATGTGCGCGGCCTGCTCGGCCACGCTGATCAGCCCGCCGCGCAGCGTCGGCAGCGCCTCGGCCAGCCCGCTCGTGCGGCGGCGTCCTTCGAGCTCTTCGAAGGTCAGGACGGGCGCGGCGGACCGGCTGTCGGGATCGATGCCGAGGCGGCGCATCCGCTGCCAGGACGCGTCGACCACCGGCCGCGGCCGGCTGGGCAGTGCCTTGCCGGTCAGGGCCGCTTCGTGCACCTGCGCGAGGACACGGGCGTGCCGCCGGGGATCCGCCCCGGCAGGCAACGCTGCCTCGAGGTCTCGTTGCCCCAACCGCCGCTCCTTGCGCTCCGCCTCCTCAGTCTGCCTTTTCGGTCCGCTGATCGGAAGGTGGCGAGCGTCGCGGTCAGCTCGGCTCGTTGGCCACCTTGACGCCGCCGAAAACCGCGGTCGCGTTGACCTTCAGCAGCGGCGCGTCCACCGGCAGCGAGCCGTTTCCTTCGGTCTTGTCCTCGTAGCCGCCGAGAATCGGCAAGCCGCCGAGCTCCACCCGCCAGTCCTTCGGCACGAGGACGTCGACCCCGCCGAACAGCGCGAACGCGTCGACGCTGGCCTGCTCGTCGATGTGGGCACCCCGCAGGTCGAGGGTCGCGCCGCCGAAGACGGCCGCGGCGTCGGCGTGCTGGAAGTGCTCCGAGCGGTCCACCGTCTTCGCCCCGCCGAACAGGACGACCGACTCGGCCTGCGGCAGCCGCGTGCGGCTCTGCCGCCACAGTCCTGTGAGCACCGCCACGCCGCCGACGAGCAGCACCGCGGGCCAGAACAGATCGCCGTCGGTCCAGCTCAACTGCCCTGCCAGCAGCACGAGCCCGACCACGGTGAGCACGGTCGGACCGAACGTCACCCGCCGCTGCGACCACATCGCGGCCACGCCGAGCCCGATCAGCGCGACCGGCCACCAGGTTCCCGCCGTGCCGTCGAACCCCGCGACCCCGGTCGCGTCCAGGACGCCCAGCACCCCGAGCGCCACGAGGACCAGCCCGAGCCAAATCCGGATCAGCTTCATCTCGACCTCCTCCGGGTCCGCCCCCTGCTCCGACGCTCGCTTGCCGGAGGCGGGTTTTCCCAGAGAAGAAGGACCTCAGCCGCGGTGACCTCCGTCGAGGATTGCGGCGAGCACGGCGCCCGGGGCTTCCAGGTGCACCAGGTGGCCGGCGTCGTCGACGTACACGTCCGCCTCCCCGGGTGGCAGCACGGCGTCCCGGCGACCCCAGATCGTCCTGGTCGGCACGTCCACTCCGGACAGCAACGGAGCTGCGTCGATGGCCTGCGCGTCACCGTCGAGGAGCGTGTCCAGGAGGGTCGTGAGGACCTTGTCGACGCCGTCGCGCCGCTTGTACCTGAGCAGGTCGTCGGCCAGCTGGCGGGTGACGAGGTCCGGCGAGGCGAACAGGGCGCTCAGGTGCGGCTTCAGCTCGCGCCTGGTCGTCGCCGCCGCGAACCCGCGCAGGTAGCCGGCGTTGACGGCGGTGCCGAAGCCGGCCGGGGCGACCAGGGTGAGCCTGCTGACCTTGTGGGGTGCTTTCGCGGCCGCCGCCGTGACGACCGCGCCGCCCAGCGAGTGCCCGACCAGGTGCGCGCGCTCGATGCCCAGCGCGTCGAGGAAGCCGAGGACGGCGTCGGCCAGGGTGGCGAGCGAGCCGTCGCCGACGTCCTTGGTCGAATCGCCGTGGCCGGGCAGGTCGAGGGCGTGGACGATCTTCGTCCGGGAGAGCGGCTCCTGCACGAACAGCCAGGAGTTCTTGTCGCCGCCGTAGCCGTGGACCAGGACGACGACGTCGCCCTCGGTGCCGAGCGTCGCGTAGGCGAGCGTCCTCCCGCCGACCTCGGCAGTGCCGGTGACCGGCCCTTCGGGAGCCACAACCGCGCCCGCCTCGATCTCCTCGCGAGCTTTTCGGACGGCCTCGTCGAGTTCCGCGTCCTCGGTGTCCGCTTTGGCGAGCAGGGCGATCGTGCCGCCGACCGGCACCTCCTCGCCGACCGCGGCGACCACCCGCCGCAGCACGCCGTCACCCGGGGACTCGAGCGTGCCGTTGATCTTGTCGGTGTCGATGTCGGCGAGGTCGTCACCCGCTTCGACCTCGTCGCCTTCGGCCACGAACCAGTCGGTGATCCGGCCGCGTTCCATCGAGAGGCCCCACTTGGGCATCGTGACGGGCTGGATCATCGCCGGTACTCCACAACCGCCTTCGCCGCGTTGAGGACCTTCTGCGCGTCCGGGATGTAGAGGTCCTCGAGCGCGTCGGAGAACGGCACGGGCGTGTGCGGCGGCGTCACCATCTCGATCGGGGCGCACAGCGAGCCGAACGCCTTCCGCGCGACGAGCGCGGAGATGTCCGTGGCGAGGTTGCAGCGCGGCGAGGCCTCGTCGACGACGACCAGGCGTCCGGTGTTTTCGACGCTTTCGAGGATCGTGTCGGTGTCGAGCGGGCTGGTCGTGCGCGGATCGATGATCTCGGCTTCGATGCCGTTGCCGGCCAGCTCTTTCGCCGCTTCTTCGGCGATGGCGACCATGCGGCCGATGGCCACGATCGTCACGTCACCGCCGTCGCGCACGACGTTCGCCTCGCCGAACGGGATCGTGTAGCTGTCCTCGGGGACGTCGCCGCTGGTGTCGTAGAGGGCCTTGTGCTCGCAGAAGATCACCGGGTCGTCGTCGCGGATGGCCTGGATGAGCAGGCCTTTCGCCTCGTACGGGCTCGACGGCACGACGACCTTCAGGCCCGGGATGTGCGTGAAGATCGGGTACAGGCACTGCGAATGCTGCGCCGCGGCCCGCAGTCCGGCGCCGTACATCGTGCGGATCACCACCGGCGTCCGCGCGTTGCCGCCGAACATGTACCGGAACTTGGCCGCCTGGTTGAAGATCTGGTCGAAGCAGACGCCCATGAAGTCGATGAACATCAGCTCCGCCACCGGCCGTTGCCCGCGCGTCGCGGCGCCGATCGCCGCGCCGACGAAGGCGGACTCGGAGATCGGCGTGTCGAGCACGCGGCCCGGGAACTTGTGGAAGAGGCCCTTCGTGACGCCGAGGACACCGCCCCAGGCGTCGTCGTCACCGGGGCTGCCGGCGCCGCCCGCGTTGTCCTCGCCCATGACGATGACCGACTCGTCGCGTTCCATCTCCTGGGCGAGCGCCTCGTTGATCGCTTCGCGGTAGCTGATCGTCCTGGCCATGACGTGCGCTCCTTAGTACGACACGTAGACGTCGGTCTCGAGGTCTTCCTTCGTGGGTTTCGGCGCGGCCTTCGCTTCGGCGACGGCGTCTTCGATGAGCTTCGCGACTTCGGCGTCGATATCGTCGAGGACCTGTCCGGGCAGCTCACCGCTCTCGGTGACGCGTTCCCGGAACCGCTTGAGGCAGTCGAGGTTCTCGCGGGCGTCGGCGACTTCGCCGGCCCGGTAGGTCTGCTGGTCACCTTCGAAGTGGCCGAAGTAGCGGGTGAACTTGACCTCGATGAGCGTCGGGCCCCCGCCGCCGCGGGCGCGTTCGACGGCCTCCCCCGCGGCTTCGTGGACGGCGAAGAAGTCGAATCCGTCGACGATCAGGCCCGGCATGCCGAACCCGGCGGCGCGGTCGGCGATGTTGTCCGAGGCGACGGACCAGGTGCTCGACGTCGCTTCGGCGTAGCCGTTGTTCTCGGCGATGAAGAGGGCGGGGAGGTCCCAGACCGACGCGAGGTTCAGCGCCTCGAGCGTTGTCCCCTGGTTGCTGGCGCCGTCGCCGAAGAAGGCGACACCGACGCCGCCGGTGTTCTGCTGCTTCGCGGCGAGGGCGGTTCCGCAGATGAGCGGCGGCCCGCCGCCGACGATGCCGTTCGCGCCGAGCATGCCCTTGGAGAGGTCGGCGATGTGCATCGAGCCGCCTTTGCCGTGGCAGGAGCCGGTCCGGCGGCCGTAGATCTCGGCCATCATGGCCTTGACGTCGACGCCCTTGGCGATGCAGTGGCCGTGGCCGCGGTGGGTGCTGGCGATGGCGTCACGGTCGTCGAGGTGGGCGCAGACACCGGCGGCGGAGGCCTCCTCACCGGCGTAGAGGTGCACGAACCCGGGGATTTCGCCGGTGGCGAACTCCTCGTGCACCCGCTCTTCGAACGCTCGGATGGTGCGCATCACG
This genomic window from Amycolatopsis mongoliensis contains:
- a CDS encoding acetoin dehydrogenase dihydrolipoyllysine-residue acetyltransferase subunit, which codes for MIQPVTMPKWGLSMERGRITDWFVAEGDEVEAGDDLADIDTDKINGTLESPGDGVLRRVVAAVGEEVPVGGTIALLAKADTEDAELDEAVRKAREEIEAGAVVAPEGPVTGTAEVGGRTLAYATLGTEGDVVVLVHGYGGDKNSWLFVQEPLSRTKIVHALDLPGHGDSTKDVGDGSLATLADAVLGFLDALGIERAHLVGHSLGGAVVTAAAAKAPHKVSRLTLVAPAGFGTAVNAGYLRGFAAATTRRELKPHLSALFASPDLVTRQLADDLLRYKRRDGVDKVLTTLLDTLLDGDAQAIDAAPLLSGVDVPTRTIWGRRDAVLPPGEADVYVDDAGHLVHLEAPGAVLAAILDGGHRG
- a CDS encoding sensor histidine kinase codes for the protein MPKRPLLPDTIAPSWLVVQVLGTLFVAGTLVTAREPDPRIWAAYGVSSACWLGFVLLASRRPRTAATLLAVASVLPAALVGQAGDSSALLLSVIPLGRLAALTTLSVGVILGTGLLDVALAVTAHTVAGHSAGAALGDAAVMLMLVLVGLNRRQYEVQAIQAGALLEQTRLAQAEHARAAALDERTRIAREIHDVLAHSLGALGVQLELAEALLEERSDVDGALRSVRRSRRLAADGLAEARNAVAALRRDVPPLAEALAAVAAEHAGNHGVEVAFDTGGEARPLPSAAVVALVSVAREALTNAGKHAPGEDVRMRLDHEPGVVRLEVRNKLGGFTRTGEGFGLAGMRERLALADGALESGPEDGYWRVLAEIRG
- a CDS encoding LiaF transmembrane domain-containing protein; this encodes MKLIRIWLGLVLVALGVLGVLDATGVAGFDGTAGTWWPVALIGLGVAAMWSQRRVTFGPTVLTVVGLVLLAGQLSWTDGDLFWPAVLLVGGVAVLTGLWRQSRTRLPQAESVVLFGGAKTVDRSEHFQHADAAAVFGGATLDLRGAHIDEQASVDAFALFGGVDVLVPKDWRVELGGLPILGGYEDKTEGNGSLPVDAPLLKVNATAVFGGVKVANEPS
- a CDS encoding alpha-ketoacid dehydrogenase subunit beta; its protein translation is MARTISYREAINEALAQEMERDESVIVMGEDNAGGAGSPGDDDAWGGVLGVTKGLFHKFPGRVLDTPISESAFVGAAIGAATRGQRPVAELMFIDFMGVCFDQIFNQAAKFRYMFGGNARTPVVIRTMYGAGLRAAAQHSQCLYPIFTHIPGLKVVVPSSPYEAKGLLIQAIRDDDPVIFCEHKALYDTSGDVPEDSYTIPFGEANVVRDGGDVTIVAIGRMVAIAEEAAKELAGNGIEAEIIDPRTTSPLDTDTILESVENTGRLVVVDEASPRCNLATDISALVARKAFGSLCAPIEMVTPPHTPVPFSDALEDLYIPDAQKVLNAAKAVVEYRR
- a CDS encoding helix-turn-helix domain-containing protein — translated: MGQRDLEAALPAGADPRRHARVLAQVHEAALTGKALPSRPRPVVDASWQRMRRLGIDPDSRSAAPVLTFEELEGRRRTSGLAEALPTLRGGLISVAEQAAHIMVIVDAGGTVLWRDGSASVRRRADGLGFVEGVGWQEEAVGTNAIGTALVTRRPVQMYAAEHYVRAHHSWTCAAAPLHDPRDGRLLGVVDLSGPASTVHATTLALVDAVTRLAESQLRTTHLTELERLRGFAVPVLAKVGGQAVVADEHGWVAAAAGLAPVDRIALPANLAPGGVWLPAYGHCAVEPVPGGWLIRPTENDAAAPTRVVLDVRSPREPELTVAGAAGTWTHRLSPRHAEMLYVLASHRAGRSASELSSDLFGDAGRTVTVRAEMSRLRRHFGGILGAKPYRFADDVEVLVRRPPSPEAVLPHSLAPAIRG
- a CDS encoding thiamine pyrophosphate-dependent dehydrogenase E1 component subunit alpha, whose translation is MTDTLREAYRVMRTIRAFEERVHEEFATGEIPGFVHLYAGEEASAAGVCAHLDDRDAIASTHRGHGHCIAKGVDVKAMMAEIYGRRTGSCHGKGGSMHIADLSKGMLGANGIVGGGPPLICGTALAAKQQNTGGVGVAFFGDGASNQGTTLEALNLASVWDLPALFIAENNGYAEATSSTWSVASDNIADRAAGFGMPGLIVDGFDFFAVHEAAGEAVERARGGGGPTLIEVKFTRYFGHFEGDQQTYRAGEVADARENLDCLKRFRERVTESGELPGQVLDDIDAEVAKLIEDAVAEAKAAPKPTKEDLETDVYVSY